AGTTCCTGCACGCGCTCGGGGTGCGCACCACGCTGGCGGCGCTGCTCGCCGAGCCGCACGGCCCGGAGGAGCTGCTCGACCGCCTGGTCGACGACGCCTCCGAGGTGACCCACCGCCAGCTGCACGGCATCCACACCCAGCTCGCCGCGCTGGCCGCCGAGCGGGTCGAGCCGCTGGACGTCGTCCGGGCGCTGGCCCCGCTCGACCCGGAGACCGGCCGCCGTCCCGACACCACGGTGGTGGTCGACGCGTCCGCGGCCGTCGTCGCGGATGCGCCGGACCTGGTCGCGCTGCTGCACGACCACCCGGTGCTGCCGGTCGCCCCGGAGCTGGCCGCCGCCCTCGCCGAGCGGCTGCACGTGTCGCTGGCCAGCGAGGTGGCCGGCGGCCGGGTGCTGTCCGAGGGTGCCGTGCACCGCGTCCCGGCGGTCGTCCGCGAGCTGCTGCCCGGCTGCCCCGCCGTCTACGAGGAGCACGAGGAGCTGCTGGTCGTCGGCCCCGACGGCGGCGAGGCGCACGTCGACTGGCGCTGGGACGCGGCCGCCGACGCCCCGGAGCTGCCGTACGACCCGGAGGAGGCCGAGAGCGGCGACCTCGACGACGAGTTCGAGATCCCGCCGGTGCCCGGCCTGCTGCACGCCGCCACCCCGGAGGGCCTCGCGGCCGGCCTCGCCTGGTCGGTGGGCCAGTGGCACCGCCGGTTCGAGGTCCTCGCCGCGCTCGCCGAGCCCGACCGCGCCTACGAGCTGCTGAACGCCCGCGACTACGAGGGCTGACCGGCGCGCGGGCGGGTGGCTCCGGGCCGCCCGCCCGCCGCCGGCTCCTGGTCCGTCCGCAGCACGATCACCCGCCAGACCACCTCCAGCAGCACCCCGGCGACCAGCGCGATCAGCACGCCGGTCAGCGGACCGCGGACGCCGACCAGCTGGAGCTGGAAGAAGTCCGACAGCCAGGGCACCGTCAGCACCAGCGCGAACGCCCCGCCCATCGCCCCGATCAGCAGCAGCCGCCACCAGGTGTACGGCCGCGCCACGATCGCCAGCACCCACAGCGCCACCAGGAACAGCGTCAGCGTCGCCACGCTGGTGTCCGCCTCCAGATCGGTCGCGGTGTCCGCCCGCGCCAGCATGTACGAGGTGAAGGTCGCCGTCCCGGCGATCACCCCGCCGGGCACCGCCAGCCGCAGCACCCGCCGCACGAACCCGGTGCGGGCCCGCTCGCTGTTCGGCGCCAGCGCCAGGAAGAACGCCGGGACGCCGATCGTCAGCGTCGACAGCACCGTCGAGTGCCGCGGCAGGAACGGGTACGGCACGTGCGTGAAGACCACCAGCAGGGCCAGCAGCACCGAGTAGACCGTCTTCACCAGGAAGAGGTTGGCCACCCGTTCGATGTTCCCGATCACCCGTCGTCCCTCCGCCACCACCGAGGGCAGCGTGGCGAACGAGTCGTCCAGCAGCACGATCTGCGCCACCGCCCGGGTGGCGTCGCTGCCGGTGCCCATCGCCACGCCGATGTCGGCGTCCTTGAGTGCCAGCACGTCGTTGACGCCGTCGCCGGTCATCGCCACGGTGTGCCCGCACGACTGCAGTGCCCCGACCAGCTCGCGCTTCTGCTGCGGGGTGACCCGGCCGAAGACGGAGGTGCGGTCGGCGATCTCGGCCAGCCCGTCCGAGCCAGCGGCGGGCAGCGTCCGGGCGTCCACCGGCTGCTCGGCGCCCGGCAGCCCGAGGTGGGCGGCGACCGCGCCCACCGCCACCGCCGAGTCGCCGGAGATCACCTTGGCCCGCACCTGCTGGTCCTCGAAGTAGCGCAGCGTGTCGGCGGCATCCGCCCGCACCCGCTGCTGGAGCACCAAGAGCGCCAGCGGCTGCAGGCCCTCGGCGACGCCCGGGTCGTCCAGCGGCCGCGGCGAGCGGCCCAGCAGCAGCACCCGCAGCCCCTGCGCGCCCAGCGCGTCCACCTCGCCCAGCTCCGGGTGCCCGGCCGGCAGCAGCACGTCCGGCGCCCCGAGCAGCCAGGCTGCCGCGCCGCCCTGCGGCTCCTGGAACCACACCCCGCTCCACTTGCGGGCCGAGGAGAACGGCAGTGAGTCCACCACCCGCCAGCGGTTGTCGGGCGGTGCGCCGACC
The Kitasatospora paranensis genome window above contains:
- a CDS encoding HAD-IC family P-type ATPase, yielding MTHPAEGTAETGRPGAPARPGGLTAAEVADRVARGQVNDVPVRSSRSVREIVRANVLTRFNAIIGVMFAIILVVGPLQDGLFGLVIVANTAIGIVQELRAKRTLDSLALVGEARPRVRRDGAETTVATAGIVLDDTVLLALGDKVVVDGAVTTADGLEIDESLLTGEPDPVLKRPGDPVMSGSFVVAGAGAFTATRVGREAYAAQLAEEASRFTLVRSELRSGIDAILKFITWLLVPTALGLIISQLAVERHNWQEAVRRMVAGIVPMVPEGLVLLTSVAFAIGVVRLGRRQCLVQELPAIEGLARVDTVCLDKTGTLTEGGMDLRELRPLADGGGPFGERADLAEALAAMGAVDVRPNPSMQAVIDAVGAPPDNRWRVVDSLPFSSARKWSGVWFQEPQGGAAAWLLGAPDVLLPAGHPELGEVDALGAQGLRVLLLGRSPRPLDDPGVAEGLQPLALLVLQQRVRADAADTLRYFEDQQVRAKVISGDSAVAVGAVAAHLGLPGAEQPVDARTLPAAGSDGLAEIADRTSVFGRVTPQQKRELVGALQSCGHTVAMTGDGVNDVLALKDADIGVAMGTGSDATRAVAQIVLLDDSFATLPSVVAEGRRVIGNIERVANLFLVKTVYSVLLALLVVFTHVPYPFLPRHSTVLSTLTIGVPAFFLALAPNSERARTGFVRRVLRLAVPGGVIAGTATFTSYMLARADTATDLEADTSVATLTLFLVALWVLAIVARPYTWWRLLLIGAMGGAFALVLTVPWLSDFFQLQLVGVRGPLTGVLIALVAGVLLEVVWRVIVLRTDQEPAAGGRPGATRPRAGQPS